Genomic segment of Deltaproteobacteria bacterium CG11_big_fil_rev_8_21_14_0_20_49_13:
GCTGACCATGAAGAACATGACACAAACCACACCCGTTACTATCTTGATGCGAAGGCGGATACGTTGTTCGCGACGAAGCTCTTCCGAGAACTGCGACTTTATCTTTCTTATGTTAAAGGTTTCGCGAATGTTCATGGCCTTTTATTCTATCTCTTCCGGCTTTATTATGACTATCTGCTCCGCTACGGGGGCGTGCATGTTAAGTTCCGTCTCTGCTATCTCTTTCAGCCTTTTTGGGGATTTTAATTTTGCGATCTCAACATCTAGGTTCGATATCTGCTTGTTGAGCTCGTTTGTCTGGCTTTTTAGGGTAGTGACCTCGTAACCGAGCTGGACCATCTGAACGCGCGACCAGACATAAAAAAGGGCCATGATGGTGGCAAAAATGAGCCAGACCGCCCAGCGTTTGACAAACTTCTGCTGGACCGCGGCCGAACGCTTCCCGAACCCCTGTCTGTTCAGAAGCTTTTGAGACTGTGCATAACTGAATGTGTCAGCCGATATCTGCGCCATTTTTTACAATCGCTCTGAGTTTTGCGCTTCGGGCCCTGGGATTTTCTTCCGTCTCTTTTTCGGTCGGTATCACCGGCTTTTTTGTGAGCACCTTGAATCCCCCAAGCCCCCCCAATGATTTAAATCCTCTCTTCACTATCCTGTCTTCAAGCGAGTGATAGCTGACGACAACTATCTTTCCGCCTTCGTTCAATGCATGTGGTGCGCTTTTAAGAAACCTCTCAAGGTTCTCGAGCTCGCTGTTAACGACTATCCTTAGAGCCTGAAAAACCTTTGTCGCCGGATGCACCCGCCCGTGCCGGAGATTCGGCGGATACGCGACAAAACAGATCTCTTCCAGCTCCCTTGTGCTCTCAAGGACCTTTTGATTCCTTTTTTCAATGATCTTGGTGGCTATTCTCCTCGCAAATTTCTCCTCGCCGTACGTCTTGAATATCTCCTCGAGCTCGCGCCCGGAATAATTGTTGACCATGTCAGAGGCCGTTCTTTCAGACCCCTTATCCATCCTCATGTCGAGCGGACCTTCTTTCGAAAAGCTGAACCCCTTTGCCGCTTTATCGAACTGACAACTTGAAACTCCGAGATCAAGCACCATTCCGTCGAAGTTGATATTCCTCTCAAGGGCGATGTCCGCGGCGCTCGAAAAGTTTCCCTTCACTGCAACGAACCTTTCGCCAAATTCCGCCAACCGTTCTTTTGACGCCTCTATCGCGTCGTCATCAAAGTCGGTCGCGATGACCTTGCCATGCGGAGAACTTTTCTTGAGCATGGCCTCCGCATAACCGCCAAAACCAAGCGTGCCGTCAAAATAGACGCCGTCGCTTTTGGGTCCCAAGATATCGATCACTTCATTTAAAAGAACGGGTATGTGCATTTTATAGACCAAGGTCGGCCAGTTTATCTCCCATGACCTCGAGCTTCTTTTGTGATTGATCGAACTCGCTCTGCCATCTTTCGCGCGACCATATTTCGATCCTGTTCGTCATGCCGACAAGGACGACATCTTTCGAGATGCCCGCATATTCGCGGAGAGTAGGCGGAATAAGTATCCTGCCGGAACCGTCAATGGGTGCCTCGACCGCGGCGGAGATAAATACGCGCTGGAAGAGACGGACCGTTTCGTCGAACTGTGGACGCGCGTTCAC
This window contains:
- the ftsL gene encoding cell division protein FtsL, coding for MAQISADTFSYAQSQKLLNRQGFGKRSAAVQQKFVKRWAVWLIFATIMALFYVWSRVQMVQLGYEVTTLKSQTNELNKQISNLDVEIAKLKSPKRLKEIAETELNMHAPVAEQIVIIKPEEIE
- a CDS encoding 16S rRNA (cytosine(1402)-N(4))-methyltransferase, coding for MHIPVLLNEVIDILGPKSDGVYFDGTLGFGGYAEAMLKKSSPHGKVIATDFDDDAIEASKERLAEFGERFVAVKGNFSSAADIALERNINFDGMVLDLGVSSCQFDKAAKGFSFSKEGPLDMRMDKGSERTASDMVNNYSGRELEEIFKTYGEEKFARRIATKIIEKRNQKVLESTRELEEICFVAYPPNLRHGRVHPATKVFQALRIVVNSELENLERFLKSAPHALNEGGKIVVVSYHSLEDRIVKRGFKSLGGLGGFKVLTKKPVIPTEKETEENPRARSAKLRAIVKNGADIG
- a CDS encoding cell division/cell wall cluster transcriptional repressor MraZ, whose protein sequence is MFRGRYEHGIDNKGRLSVPSKFREILTTNFDERLIITNYDGCLWAYPVAEWQKLEEKVNARPQFDETVRLFQRVFISAAVEAPIDGSGRILIPPTLREYAGISKDVVLVGMTNRIEIWSRERWQSEFDQSQKKLEVMGDKLADLGL